From Malus sylvestris chromosome 1, drMalSylv7.2, whole genome shotgun sequence:
GATTGATCAAGTTATGAAGATCAGGAGTGATGTGGGCATTGGCACCAGTGTCAAGGAGCCAAGAGCCATTCTGTTGTTTGTTCAGGGTGATAGGTGAGGACGTCATTGCGGAAAGACGTGTCGCTGGTATGCGGCCTTCGAATGCAGTGTTCATGCGTTGGTAGCAGTCAAGAGCAGGATGGCCTGGTTTACCACAGATTTGACACACGATTCGGTCTCCACAAGAAACAAACCTGTCTCCATTACTTTGGTTGTGCTGCGGAGCATTGTTGTTGCGAAGGTTATTTCCGCGCGGAGCAGCACCACGGTGGGAGGAGTTGCCGCGTCCTCCACCACGAGAACGTCCACCACCACGTCCACGTGAAGTCACAAAGGCATTGACAGCAGTGCCTTCAACCGAATGAACGGTGTATTCGGCCAGTCGCCTCTCCGTAGTCAGCAGCAAGGACTCAAGAGTTGGATAAGTGATAGGAGTGTCACGAGCTTGTGCAGCACTCACAGTCATCTCGAACGCGGGCCCAAGATTGTTCAACACAATCTGAACCAGTTCGTCGTCGCTCACAGGTTGCCCAGCTAGGGCAAGATTGTCAGCGAGAGCATTCATTCGATCCAGGTAATCCGCCACAGATAGATCACCTTTTTTTGTCTGCAACAACGAatttctcagaaacaaaattcGATTTTGAGACGTGGATGCATACCTTTGCTCAAGAGCTTCCCAGGTAGCTCGAGCCGTTCGTTTGCTTGCCACCACAGACAAGACAGAAGCAGTGAGAGAGCCATTAATCCAGCTAAGAATCATTTGATCCTGCTGCACCCAAGTTGTGTACGCAGGATTGACAGTAGCCGAACCATCAACATGTTTCGCAGGGCATAGCACCGTGCCATCAACGTAGCCCATCAGATCCCTACTTTTCAGAATAGGGAGAATTTGTGCCAACCACAGTGGGTAGTTGGTCCTATCTAATTTGATATTGACGACCGTGGAGAATGGCTGGAAGGTAGGAGGTTGGggattggggtgaaccacaggAACAACGGGAACATTATTTTCAGCCATGGAAGCGGTGTTGGAAAAGCTAACAGGACTAGGATCTTTGTCGTTAGACAAAAAAGGCTCTAGAGACCATATAAAACTTAAGATCAGAGGTATTTCACTTTGTTTGCATACCCATTCAACTATGGGTTGCCTGTATTTATAATAACAACTGAGGGTTGGAAAACCCTATTTACAAGGAGTTTCAAAACATCAAGGAATCCATAACAGAAAACTAGGGATTACAAGATTACAGATATACATCCTAGAAACAAGGAAACCTAATCAGTGAGGAGTTCAAAACCGAAACAACGTCTGAAAGAACGCTGGACTCCTCAAGGCACGGTAGAATTATCCTGAGGTTGACTTCGTCTAACAAGTTGATGTATACTTTATATCTGGACTTACAGAGAAAAGGAGATATAATCAAATTTACCCCAGGAAGTTGGCCAGGAAGAAGACCTAAGAATCCTGTTGTCCCCACTACGGTGAATAGAAAGGCCGCCTGTAAGTATCACTGAACAATATTAACACTTCACAGAAAACTGGTCTGATACAAATCCCGTGTTTCATGAAATTTCGGATTCACAAAAAGGCAGTGACAGAAAAGAAGACAATGTTTGCACAAAAGACCATAAGAATAAGAAGCTGTGATGAAAATGCTAAAAGATTTTGGCACATGATGAAAGAATGCAAGTATTGCAACCCAAACCAGTAATACTTGCTTCATTTCTGACACTGGCAACTGCAGGAGTTTCTGCATTTTTAATCCCTAGAGTTGTCAGCTCCATTGTCCAAATGCATGCATAAATGTTGAATCCACTTGAAATTAGGAATCGAAATCAAAACAATTACGTAAATAAATGGTGTAGTAATTAAGAATCATGATAGAATACACTTTGAAAAGATGATGATCATGTAAACTTTGTTAGAGCTGCTCACTTGTTTAACACGTGGCTTAAGGGATTGAGATCATAAGAGATTAGGATTGACTGTACTTGTAAGCTATCAAGGAATGAAAGTGGACTGATATATAGCTAAAGTAATTCTGATATGAGTAGATATATCCATACTGATATGAATAGTATGGTTTCGTGGTGATAAGGGTTATCAGTTTGATTGTTTGACAAGGATTACATGATGGGAAGTATCCTTATCAAACACCACCATTTAGGATATATAATAGGGTCCCCTGGTCTCACACTAATTACGCACAAAAAGATATCAAGCCCCATTGATTGTAGCAGTGCATTCAGTCTGCGTTGAGAGTAGATGCAGCAATGGCGTCACAAGGTTAGTGGTTAATTTGGTATTGTGATTTACTTATTCCGCATGTATGGATCTTACAGATCATTCATTCAAGTATAGTACTTGTGATGGAGACTGACCGTACGCCGCGAGACGTGGCTGAGAACTCCATTTCTTGGCCCAGTCAATTTCACTAGCTGATCAAGTGCCTCTTTAACCGCACTGCTATCTTTCTGCAGCAACCAAATGCGTATACATTACTTGCCGATACATATATATGTCGACACACGCACGTACATATATAGCAATGCCAATTATGCCAATGGCCATGAGATTAATATTGCAAATTTTGAGTTGGATGGTTTTATTTTCCTCGGAGAAAAATCAATGATTCAAATGCATTAATGAATTATTTAGGCTTATATAACGAGTGATTTTCTTCAGAGAAATTACTAACTGCATTGCaacaaataatgaaaaataaataaacgaaagggaagaagaagaaccttTGCAATGGCGGATTGGAGGGTGTTGAGGTCGACACCAGAAGGAGCAGCTGAGGAAGAAGCACTGATTCGCAACCGCTGAAGACGACGAAAGTcagtggaggaggaggaggctacTAATAAACTGGAAGCAGAAGCAGCCTTTATAGACATGTCGAAGCAGCACCTCGTCATGCCTCTCCCTCTCACGTAATTATATGGAAACTAGGGAATgactagaaaagaaaaaggaaaaaaacgtTTTTTGTTGACAGTGGGATTTGAACCCACGCCCTTTCGGACCAGAACCTTAATCTGGCGCCTTAGACCAACTCGGCCATATCAACTGTGTTATTCTTCTTATCCCCTTAGCTTTATTTCTTTAGCCGAAGAGTTTGGGAAGTGAGCTTTACAACACAATTATTGGGTTACTTGTTAAGAATTCATTAAAATATCGGGTTTGATACAACAAAATCCATTAAGATAACGAATATGACATCAAAACGACACAAATACAACAAACATGACCCGTTTTCCTGGTCTACAATGAAATCTTACAAAAATAATACCAAATTATAATATCCAAAAACTGACCTATTTTGAATAGTTTTGGACATGATCCGTTAAGATAATGAGTATGACATCAAAAGGACATGAACACGACAACAAACATAACCCGTTTTCCAAGTCTACAATCAAATCTTAGAAAAATGACACCAAATTATAATATCTAAAAAGATGACCCCTTTTGAATCGTTTTGGACTCAAAAAGAAAAGATTATCTTTACTTGTGAATGGTTTTGAATATTTGGGAGAAGGTAGAGAGAAGGGGtcagctagagagagagaaaaatgacTCATTGTTTCTAAAATTGTGTTTTTACCTTGagcttgtgcctttatttattacTTGTCCTCCAAGTTATACAAGTAATACAAGAGAAGAAATTTCTAAATCCTATATGATTCGTACTTTCtaatttacataatcacattcctAGAATAATACTATCAcgtttttattataaataaaaaaaattaatgcaaATGCATGTATTCTAGCCACTCTAGaactgctcaaagccagatttgccttcaaatgaagctgtagtcagcccaagccttcatccctttcgggataaaccctcaccaaaagcctttgtaatagctctgctaccttgtcctaggcttgctgtagtatcgatttctttctgtaaactcatctctTTACCCCCTTTCTAAAAGCTCTCAaaccccttgataaaccacaaagataggaagttgcaagacgatcagccttgcccgaccctctttgtttttgtcttttcattcattagcctagcaatatgttgtatacttcaagttgtattcaggttatttctagtaagatgactattaaaagactctctcagcTCTTGAATCTGATTCGAATATGTCTTCAtagttcaaaccagatctaagttctaagctctcgggcatgtaagattgatcatttaaaagtccttggcctcaaggcataaaaaagaaccttatgtggacttaacccatccactacaagctttgataacaagaagtctgaagttacttggggcgcaagtaattgatctatttcttagttttatttctattatattatgttaTAGTAGAATGTTTGAGTATAGAAGGGattctaatgggaagcctcaaggcctatatctaaggccctacaaaggcacctatttgggttcattctgctCTGCGGGCTCggataatcagaagtataatggttataacacTTCTGCAAACAATAAAACAGACATCATATATTCGAGTACTAGGTTAGTTCTTGAtcgaaagcctcaaggcctacacctaaggccccacaaaggcacttgtCATAACTAACACGGCCTCTCGAATATATGTGCAACTAAACCtcaacatccattttacatctgccatgctaaagatggcagtggcacgcctgaacacttaaaagttaatcttgattgtaagcctcaaggcctacatctaaggccccacaaaggcacctttcaaagttaactctgtcattctctttcagccttgcccgacaagcccgccagtgaagcaaaagcccgacagaaagcatcaaccgacgccaacctctcggggagctgtgtgctcgtcggctaggaaacatccccgacggaaattctagccacgaacaCATGGCAACTTGAGGCCTGTACTTATTATTATACTCATTGTTTAAAGTGCTAGACAAGAAGTTGGGGATTTCTTTTCTgttcatttttttgttgtttttgcttcatactttgttagattATCTGTCGAATACTTGCAATCATACTATACGGCATCCTAGGGTCGTTCATGAGCTCAAaaacttttatttattcataatATTCGACGAATAATCTACCAAAACACAAAGCAAGGGCGAGAGGTGCCATCTCACATGGCTCCAAAACTTATATTTATTGATAGTCTTAAGGGTAAATATTGTTTCTATGCAAAGGTCTTTGTTGGAGCCTCCAACTCCAATCCAAGTGGTGTGAGGTGctccttttctttttaacaaccatctctctctctctctctcccccccatATACCTGTTGTTGTCAAGATTATAAGAGGTAGGCCCTACACCGCCAACcaactttttctttgttttcctaccaaaataaaataaaaaaacaaaaggactAAATTTGGTCTTTGATGATGCTAGTTGCAATTCGAGGTTTATGGGGTTGGTACGCAATGTGATGGACCAAATGGAGTTAGTGTTCTACGTACGGCGCCCTTACTGCGCGATCTAGCGGGTGGTGGGACCTAAATATAAAGGTGAGTTGTTGTCCACCCACACACCACAAGAATTTCTCAAGGAATGacgatctttttttttattctctttcAAAGATTCTTTAATCACATTTTTTATCGTGTATAGTGTGGTTAATTTTTTATAGGTActgcttatatttaattttaaacaaaaaaatttacaatgatttcagaccgtacgatatatgatgaacggatGTAATTAGAAGATCCctgaaatcctcacaaagagaatccaaagaggatcctcattcttttTCGAGCACATTAAGCATCGTCATGACTTTAAAACTTCATCATTGGTTGACTTGAGGTGGCCTTAAATCCttcttatttgaaaattttaacgaaatacTCCCGTTATTgttcatttttaatgaaaaataaatttttactctaaaaaatcactcatgatactattcacttacaacgtctttttatcattttgattaaaactcaaagttttcaagctatttttcattagttttcctttcttaTTTTGGACAGTTTTCAACTTAttattatcatcatcatcatgtgTCCACAAGGAAAGAAACAATTGCAACTTAGGGAACATTCACATCCATTTCAAAATTCAACTAACAATTAAACGTttaatctgcaaaaaaaaataaacgacAAGTTTATTGCTCGAGGAGAAACCTTGTTCCCCAGATTTACGGAAATATCGTAGAAAGGTTATACAGGTACaaggtatataatatatatacagcTACAGCGTACTCAACATTACATTACATTCAAAATCTTATAATACTTCATTTCTCCTAACTTTTGCATGACAAACCCCGATTAACACAATGGACGCATAAAACCACACCATTTTTCGTTATTTAAAAAGTAGAAACCTAAACCTAGCACGTTTGCAAactaaattaataaatttaccATAACCAGAATCCAACACGGAAGCTTTTTCCGTCTTAGAACGTAATATGTGCATGTCTATGTTCTTCCTTCAGATAGCCTTCAATTTGTTCAAGCGCCTGTCCAAGGGTACGGTAAAAGTAGAGATTAGAATAGGTAACAGATAACTTCAACCAAAACAACACATAATTTGTAACCAAGTAATGATATTTGGCAATGCTTATTGAAGGGCTAAAAGCGCTTCCAGAAAACTAAAGTGATCTGGCCGACGCTATGAAGAGAACATTCAAACTCCCTATGGGTTATAAAACCACTTTTAATGCTTATTCACCCAAGGACTTGCTTcgttttattaaaagtttgatttGCTTCTAACAAAAGCGCTTATGAGTAGAAGTGATTGTTACAAAAGCACTCCCAAATTGGCTCATAGccctgtttttggtttttaaaaaGGATGATTAACAAGTATTCCTTTACATGGGAATGCAATATTGAGAGTCATAAAGAGAGAGGAAACCTCAATCACAATGGCAGTAGGTGTGAGATTGGATACATCTCTACAGCCCAATTTGGCTGCAATATCTGCACGACAGATAACGTAAGGAATCAATATCTTACAAGAGAAACTCTTTCGTTTACTAATTTTACTATGTCAAGAGAAGAATTAAAGTCGGAAGGCTGACATACTTTCCAAGGAAACCCTAGCATTGGCATTGGCATATGAATCACCTCTCTCTTCAAAAAGACTAGTCAGACGCATATAAGTCTGGATGGAAggcaaagtttcaacataccaATGAGTTGGTATCCTTTTCATTTGATAGATCAATAAGAAAGATGATGATTATTTCAGTGACAATTTTCAGCTAAACATAAACGGCTTACTTTTCTGTATGCATCCCCTGACCCGTGATGCAAAAGGGGGCGAGAGCCAGTTCCCACAGCTGCAATTCTCTGAGCCAAGGCTTCCAAGGGAACATCTAACCAGACACTAATCCCCTTCTTCATACACTTCCTGATGCACCAATATGTGTATAGTAAGTTATTACAAAGTTAATACAATTTGAGAGAATTCAAAAGCATAGAAATTTGTGTTACTACTAACCAGTTGACAGGGCGTACAACTGCACCTCCACCCGTAGAAACAACTAGACGATTCATCAAAGATAGTTTACGTAGCGCCTCAGTCTAAAAGGAATAAGTACAATTATACAATTATAAACCATGATTGCAGTAATGGAAGGGAGAGAAGAGTGGGAAAAAATAATCAACCTACAGTGCATAGCTACACTAATACGCTGCTGCTTCTTTATCTTCATGTATATTGAATGGACAACTACTAAGAATGTTTCAGTTTTTTATACATGTGCATGCATGTACATGAGGTGTACGGCATTGTATAGGACCTACAACTTCCACTTTTTATTACGAGCGACACTTCATCGAACTATGCCATAACACCACCAATCATGAGAcaccaaatttaaaaattacaaactgATTACACATGGtttcatacaacaacaacaacaaagcctttttcgCAAGTGGGGTTGGCTACACATGGTttcataataataaaaaattaagcaGTTTTGAGTTCTAACTGATAATCAGACATTTTTTCTATTAATACATAATGAATCATTAGGTAACAGATAGTCTCCAAACATGAAATCTGCAAAAATATGAATCAACGGAAATAGTTTGCAACTGACCTCCTTATCTCTGAAAAAGCCCTCTCCATAGAGCTTGAAAATTTCAGCGACGGAAGTTCCACCAACTTCATGCTCCACCAATGAATCACTAAAGCATCCACAAGAATATACCAAAATACAGAAAACCGTTTAGTAAAAAGTAACATAAACTGATACCCTAAATAAGCCACTGCAGATAGACTTAGAAAAATGAGATAATTGACAGAAAAGAACTATTTGTCCTTCCCTTCATTCTTTATGCAATCCTGACAGAGCATGCACTTTTTCTATAAAGACCAAACTCGAAAGTAGGCAGATTAAATACCTATCAATGAACGAATAACTAAGTGATTGCGCCATAATCTTGCCAACGGTTGTTTTCCCAGATCCCATCATACCTGCAACTCAGAATTAGTTTATTAGTGCACAGTAATTATATCCCAGACTAAATATAAATGGCTTATAAAGAGATTTACCAACTAGATATATACAACGTCGATTCAAATATGGCTCGATTGCTAGTGCCTTATTCTGCAATTTTATAACTTCTAGTTAGACAGATGCATGTGTGTGCCACACAAGAATAAATAAGTAAATGTATATGGTTTTGCTTTATCTTTGAACCAGGGTTCACATTCTCATTTGACAGGAGATAGATTCTGTTATTTATCAAGACCAAAGGGGGTTTGATTTACAGGATTTCATGGCCCAAACAAACTCGAAAAAGGTGTGTCATACCTTCAAAACCAGTGATTGATCAGAAGTATGAAAGTTTCCAGATTCCACTGTTGAAGCTACACAAGTGAGATTTGAAATAACAAGTCAAACCtcagaaagaaaataaattgcgTAAAGATTTTTCCAGATTACAAGTAAGATTTTCTGTTATCATGAAACGGAAACCTCATTAAAACAGATTCTCAAGCCTTGAGGTCATCACACTCCAGAATTCTCAAAAGATAACCAATTCTGTTACGCATATGAAATTGTATACGATAAATATAttgaaaacaaattaattccatTTTGGGTTCAAAGTTGCAGAATTTTACTGTTAGGAACTTAAGTTGAGATAAAAAAGAATGCGCGTCACAGTTGTAAAGCTTCTCATGGCTGAGGCTAAATTACTAgggttaaaaatattattagttttcttaaacTCAATGGGGGCACACCTAACATAAGTTAGGTAGACGATTAGGACAGCAACTTACTTGGGACTCAATGCAACAAAACTAATACAAATCTGATTACTTTTCCTTTACCAAAGAGTAATTATTCCTTGGATATATTcattaaattttgtgtctttaaTCCTTCATCTTATGCAATTTCAACACCAAGATTGAAATTAACCAACTTTCAATCACCAAATAAACATTACAAATCACGGTTAAACACTACCAAAAAtccaatacatatatatattgaattgaattgaattgaacaaGTTACTTGGAAAGTTGTTGTAAGAGCACGAAACCTCCAAAGCGACATGTAGTTGTCGATTAGAGACTTTTGAGGTTGGTAGGTGAGCGGCTGCAGCTGCAACAAGCACCTGGGTCATGTTTTGGTCCTTTAATCTCCGAGAGAAGGCGGCCGACGTGCTCTTCGGCCGCCGCCTCCTCGCAACCCTGTCGGAATCCACCATCCATGTTGAAATTTGCAATCTCGGCGCAACCGTAGCCGCCTCCATACTCATCCTCCCTCAAACAAGCAGCTCAACGGCTGTGATTGCACCGCCACCGCAGTCAGATAAAACTATTCAATCTCGAAAAATGTGATACAAATCTAAACGAAAAGCGGCGGCGCAACAAACAGACAAACAAACATTTGATATCAACAATTGGATTGGAGGAGTTTCGGAAAGACGAGCGGGGGCACGTACCTCTACGGCTTACCAAAAGCAGAATCAACGACACAGAGATGTGAGTCGTTTTTCACGCTATGCTGTTTCTCTCGCGCTCGCTCATGCCTCTCTGCAACCATGTTGTTTATTTAAAGCGTTGGTGCCTCTCGCTGAGCCTAGTCATCAGAATTCggtttttcatttgtttttgttaCAACACCGGCGGGGGTACGCACTATCTCTGTGCCCCCGAGGGGTTGGTCCTACTGGTGGTAATGGTAGTGCTATCTGACGGACTGAatcatttgtattttttatttcttttatattttaaaattaatggGGTACGTGGCAGTGGCATGCGGGTAAGATTGGCAAGAGGCTGTGACTTCTCCGCATGCTACCAACCCCTCGTAGGCGTAGGCATTATCAAATGGTGATGTTAGGGTTGGTAGCTTTGCATAAGCGTCAACTTACTCGCGGGTCTCTGGTCCCTGGTTGGTGGGTGGGTGGACTCGACGACGACGCacgaagagatttttcaatgtactcAAAACATAAGCTACTGTACCGCATATTTTTATACAAGTAGTaagatttttatgttaaaaaataaaattttttactacttatataataacatatgatATATCATTCTGTGTTACAGGGGCAAAAGTAAAAATTTCTTCTAAACTGGAAGTGCTTTGTAATTTCCATTTTCTAGTGATTTATTTTGGAACCAGGTATTGAAACTGGAAGCAATGCACTGCAACTATCCGGGTCAGGTTTACATGTTCACACTTGTAATCCTACCGTACCCGCGGCAGGGAAATACCTTACCATTGTTGACCCCTAATATTATAAAGTAGGTAAAAGTAAAATCTATTTCATTCCATTTTTCTTATTGTATgtaatattatttgttcaaaaaaaaaagataaaaactaTTCTTACATGTGATAATATAAATGAACCACATTTAATTAGAACGTGTCACATAGATTATCAACTTAATCTGACAAAAATACATGTAACGATATAAGCAACCTCGGGCTTGTTTTCGGTTTGCTAACCAAACCGAAAATACCAAGCCAAAAACTGAATCGAAGTTTCGGTTAACTTATAAATCAAactaaaaccaaaccaaaattttcagTAAACTAAAAAATTGGAATGGTTTGGTAAActcaaaatttggtttgggctttCGTTTGTTGGGCAAATTTTTTGGGCTTTTCCAATTCTAGCTCATTTTTAAGTGTAacgtaaattgtagcaatgatccatcaactttaatcaaattgaagcaatagtccctcaactaaaaattcattccCATtaatccctcaactcatcaaaatgtgtagttatGATCCTTTTTGTCAACTCcttcagaattttgtcaaaatgagttatgtttgaaggaccattgctacaattgagttaaagttgagggaccattgctctaattggattaaagttgagagacaatTTCTCCAGTTGAGAGACAATTTGCCCCTTGATTTAGCCTCACGTGCATGTcacatgactcattttgacagaAGTTCTAATAGAGTTGACGAAAATAATcatagttgcacgttttgatgagttgaggaaccaatggtaatggattttgtcacaacccgtccggaaatattatatttttaggcATGAAATTTCAAATATGCCCTTGGACGTTTTGAGTTGTGTTGTGTGGTTTAGACTTAGGTTGTGGACCAATATGTTAAGTTATAATTATTTTGgaccaattagaactaaactTTCCTAGTTTGTGGTTGGTGGTTGTTGCCAACTTGGACCACACATTcactcacacacatacacatcaCTCCcgtgctttctctctctcctccctctcagaCTTCTTTCCATTTTCCATACAAGTCGTACGAACGAACTTCGAACTTAAGCTTTCATGCATGGATCGAGTCAATAAGGTAATTTTTGAACTCCTTGCAAGCTTTTGACTTCATTTACACTAAGACATGAAACCTTTGATTTCATAAGGACTAAGAATCCCCGATTTGGGGTACTGTTCATGTGGtcgtaattatggatgtttcaggagatttgaagcttgtaggaagctttagaacatccttacgaagctcggagaagtaaattggacgtcgggaatTTGAGATTGGCGAGTTTTAagtttggccggattatcggAGCTTTTTCCGGCGAGTTCCCGGAGTTTTAGGGTCtaaaagtggta
This genomic window contains:
- the LOC126631087 gene encoding shikimate kinase, chloroplastic-like, which encodes MSMEAATVAPRLQISTWMVDSDRVARRRRPKSTSAAFSRRLKDQNMTQVLVAAAAAHLPTSKVSNRQLHVALEVSCSYNNFPTSTVESGNFHTSDQSLVLKNKALAIEPYLNRRCIYLVGMMGSGKTTVGKIMAQSLSYSFIDSDSLVEHEVGGTSVAEIFKLYGEGFFRDKETEALRKLSLMNRLVVSTGGGAVVRPVNWKCMKKGISVWLDVPLEALAQRIAAVGTGSRPLLHHGSGDAYRKTYMRLTSLFEERGDSYANANARVSLENIAAKLGCRDVSNLTPTAIVIEALEQIEGYLKEEHRHAHITF